A window of Rhododendron vialii isolate Sample 1 chromosome 11a, ASM3025357v1 contains these coding sequences:
- the LOC131307401 gene encoding putative small ubiquitin-related modifier 8: MKDQSLSFLWCNFSKIVKWQGKRLKMEWPAGEPKKERTHVTVKVQREKMIDIYLRVGLEVPLRKLKLAYCDRVGLDCDEVRFTYDGTRIGDNQTAGDLEMEDGDVIDAWSDQWGGSGGASASSCI, from the coding sequence ATGAAGGACCAATCCTTAAGTTTTCTTTGGTGTAATTTCTCCAAAATTGTGAAGTGGCAGGGGAAAAGGCTAAAAATGGAGTGGCCAGCAGGAgaaccaaagaaagaaagaacacatGTAACTGTGAAAGTGCAGAGAGAAAAAATGATAGACATCTATCTAAGGGTGGGACTTGAAGTACCGCTGCGTAAACTCAAGCTTGCTTACTGCGACCGGGTAGGTTTGGACTGCGACGAGGTTCGCTTCACTTATGATGGCACTAGGATCGGCGACAACCAAACTGCCGGTGATCTGGAAATGGAGGATGGTGATGTGATTGATGCTTGGTCTGATCAATggggtggtagtggtggtgctAGTGCTAGTAGTTGTATTTGA